In Apostichopus japonicus isolate 1M-3 chromosome 5, ASM3797524v1, whole genome shotgun sequence, a single window of DNA contains:
- the LOC139968087 gene encoding uncharacterized protein, producing MALETGGVDPGAVSTILNRLKSQGIFDQFRRDCLADVDTKPAYQNLRQRVESYVSNFLSRFTWTPEMSKNQLRDRLRRQINQSDMLASGVDRIIEQVVEPKMQHVFRPQIEKVVNQYLHSETIVNGDEEIPKKNGTVMDDLPPINTTEVPMMTPPEERVLNTSPDVPSPPPEQPPLPPTPAIDDDEKMPPPPQPPPPPLPPSSEELTINTEGPVILPSPAFEPIGSSPPHPGASFLNKEFVDSPIPEPLSDGLPMDFSQSPDQGSFKGRHVTDPTDVKSLLSRTVFAKKAGRSIEGDLTSPQTSDLSPISDGMSSYTNEKKFDTRQAGTTKGTKYSERDSSSSSSSPKSRAKLAADGQRLASEASSPGTWSTKSSTSLPKIGKRDNLEGSPGSLSTPSTPEKTLKSEYERKLEIKRKVKNLIKQNIKIRDKRDSSESSGGDSSPDVRFRGDSEHRRTTTAAMPSPDRHRKDYRSPEKKSRSKRSWEQMVRPEDALRAISPEVISDEELEKKSVKDASDVERSEGELVSSEEDGKKDLADLGNLSDITVSSVHTSDLSSFSDVSSSSSTSGSDNEDERKAKESSGPTTNLKSIPKQYQSKAFPPHFDSSEDEATREERKKRAAVAKEERVRRRQLQKEEKEKQLRLAKSREREIKEAEEKPAEKRKIDDDLSPVSTDTDSRDEMGDSPEAREADVTAKPVKKRRRSSEEEKPQVEVYPTYVTSTSKRKRRQASVKDSFLLTQNVSGAKLLKRRKKKVNNRSGSKLFFRMGGQSGGNTPKRSASPRMGGPSVSQPEGHLVSKAVAKLEETQQKDSDTLLEASSVQAERRGKWQRDTDGGGRVDIVPVLNKFASNVPRAGTPTSVATVAPPLSSIAIQQSSPAEDYRGAASYVKGGQNFAVNQRTRHPAKDNVPLRDQEGIHEETTLRGSEVDVHDVAKENASVEQDVRPDDSSSGPATPLMDETEEVSREKDEDDVRMEENEDLEIGEGWKEDEIKQSGGERTEERKPMEESLISTMEDKQQRGGVRDVSDGMLERKDEVRGCKETDMSMADSKADETSAMYSADITVDTGEKCISEPPGRISEPPGRIIEPPGVDGKALETCSSGTVDGGPKETWEDHQKGEQKVTARTDHARTAVQEQSCKVVLHDIQLQPGLAESAEVSAEEGEKMPVKDEGAVTVGVGGSDGKVSWVEELEEGIVEVHGEVVDEEEVEDDNPPTPTQDELVDTGEEEEEVMVGTTEEFQEEGEMGDHASLVARGMIGDYQERGTTESIITTTAEERRPTSEIDQGGAGQETTSVTDQPDSVPASEVTVGRRSRRSVSDRHSKDEDFVYFGIRRKSRQKSQSPTPSLQSNESESSHTSSRSSRSSRRNSGRSADTEEKKPEVTAIRKRHASQELPSTSVGEDRPRRSRRSSPPNRYSPSESATQRLPKRRKSPSPTPQSQHEVPSRRTSKREHYTRHSTSSKRDSDFIYDMPKRRSDRNSIEERPPKRKR from the exons ATGGCTTTGGAAACTGGTGGCGTGGACCCGGGAGCTGTATCTACGATATTGAATCGTCTTAAGTCCCAGGGAATATTCGACCAGTTTAGAAGGGATTGTTTGGCCGATGTTGACACTAAG CCTGCATATCAAAATCTTCGACAGCGAGTTGAAAGCTATGTGTCTAATTTTCTGTCCCGTTTCACATGGACGCCTGAAATGAGTAAGAACCAGCTCAGAGATCGTCTTCGAAGGCAAATCAACCA ATCTGACATGCTGGCCTCTGGTGTGGACCGAATCATTGAGCAAGTCGTGGAGCCCAAGATGCAACACGTCTTCAGACCCCAGATCGAAAAAGTGGTGAACCAGTACCTGCACAGTGAGACGATAGTCAACGGGGACGAAGAAATTCCAAAAAAGAATGGGACAGTGATGGATGATCTACCTCCCATCAACACAACAGAGGTTCCTATGATGACTCCACCAGAGGAGAGGGTCTTAAACACATCCCCGGATGTACCATCACCACCCCCTGAACAGCCTCCTCTACCTCCAACACCAGCAATTGATGACGATGAGaaaatgccccctccccctcaaccTCCTCCCCCACCTTTACCCCCATCTTCCGAAGAGCTCACCATCAATACCGAAG GTCCAGTTATCTTACCAAGCCCTGCTTTTGAACCTATTGGATCTAGTCCACCTCACCCTGGGGCCAGTTTTCTAAACAAGGAATTTGTAGATAGCCCTATCCCTGAGCCACTCAGTGATGGGTTGCCAATGGATTTCAGCCAGTCACCAGACCAAGGTTCTTTCAAGGGGAGACATGTCACTGACCCTACAGATGTGAAGAGTTTGCTATCGAGGACAGTTTTTGCTAAGAAGGCTGGAAGGAGCATAGAAGGAGACCTCACCTCACCACAGACAAGCGATTTATCTCCTATCTCTGATGGTATGTCATCttacacaaatgaaaagaaatttgataCCAGACAAGCTGGAACGACAAAAGGAACCAAATATTCCGAAAGAGattcctcatcctcctcctcgtcTCCTAAATCCAGAGCTAAACTTGCTGCCGATGGTCAAAGGTTAGCATCGGAGGCCAGTTCACCCGGTACGTGGAGTACCAAATCAAGCACAAGCCTGccaaagatcggcaagagagaTAACTTGGAGGGAAGTCCCGGTTCTCTGTCTACTCCGAGTACTCCGGAGAAGACACTCAAGTCAGAGTATGAAAGAAAGCTGGAGATCAAGAGGAAAGTCAAAAACCTGATCAAACAGAACATTAAGATCAGAGATAAGAGAGACAGCTCTGAGTCATCCGGAGGAGACAGCAGTCCTGACGTCAGGTTCCGGGGGGACTCGGAACACAGGAGGACGACGACGGCCGCCATGCCCAGCCCTGACAGACACCGCAAGGATTACAGGAGTCCAGAGAAAAAGTCCAGGAGCAAGAGAAGTTGGGAGCAGATGGTTCGACCCGAGGATGCCCTGAGAGCGATATCTCCAGAGGTGATCTCAGATGAGGAGTTGGAAAAGAAGAGCGTAAAAGATGCCAGCGACGTGGAACGGAGTGAAGGTGAATTGGTCTCCTCAGAGGAGGACGGCAAAAAGGATTTGGCCGATTTGGGGAACTTGTCGGATATCACCGTCAGTTCTGTTCACACTAGCGACCTGTCTTCCTTCAGCGATGTTAGCTCTTCCTCTTCTACCTCAGGCAGTGACAATGAAGACGAAAGAAAGGCCAAAG AGTCATCTGGACCAACTACCAACCTCAAGTCGATTCCCAAACAGTACCAGTCCAAAGCCTTTCCACCTCATTTTGATAGCAGCGAAGATGAAGCAACTCgagaggaaagaaaaaagagagca GCTGTAGCCAAAGAGGAACGTGTGAGACGCCGGCAGCTTCAGAAGGAAGAGAAGGAGAAACAACTGCGTTTGGCAAAGAGCAGAGAAAGAGAGATCAAAGAGGCTGAAG aaaAACCTGCAGAAAAGAGAAAGATTGATGATGACCTTTCACCGGTCAGCACCGACACAGACTCTCGAGATGAGATGGGAGATTCACCCGAAGCAAGAGAAGCCGATGTCACGGCGAAACCAGTCAAGAAGCGACGCAGGAGTTCCGAGGAAGAGAAACCTCAAGTTGAAGTTTATCCGACCTACGTGACCAGCACCTCCAAGAGAAAAAGGAGGCAAGCTTCAGTCAAGGACAGCTTCCTACTCACTCAAAATGTCTCAGGTGCAAAACTCTtgaaaaggagaaagaaaaaggTGAATAATAGAAGTGGAAGCAAGCTGTTCTTTAGAATGGGAGGGCAGTCTGGCGGTAACACTCCCAAGAGGAGTGCATCCCCACGTATGGGTGGGCCCTCAGTCTCACAACCTGAGGGTCACCTTGTCTCGAAGGCTGTCGCCAAGCTTGAGGAAACTCAACAAAAGGACAGTGACACTTTGCTGGAAGCATCGTCTGTTCAAGCTGAGCGGCGGGGCAAATGGCAAAGAGATACGGATGGTGGCGGGAGAGTGGATATCGTTCCAGTACTGAATAAATTTGCGTCCAATGTTCCCCGAGCAGGGACTCCGACTTCTGTCGCTACAGTTGCTCCTCCTCTGTCTAGTATTGCTATACAGCAATCATCTCCTGCGGAAGATTATAGAGGTGCTGCCAGTTATGTCAAGGGAGGCCAAAATTTTGCTGTTAACCAAAGAACTCGTcatccagctaaagataacgtGCCTCTTAGAGACCAAGAGGGAATTCATGAAGAAACAACTCTACGTGGATCCGAGGTGGATGTGCACGATGTGGCAAAAGAGAACGCTTCTGTTGAGCAGGATGTCCGGCCAGACGACTCGAGCAGCGGACCAGCAACTCCATTAATGGACGAGACAGAGGAAGTGAGCAGAGAGAAGGACGAAGATGATGTAAGGATGGAAGAGAATGAAGATTTGGAAATCGGTGAAGGATGGAAAGAAGATGAGATCAAGCAGAGTGGAGGAGAGAGAACTGAGGAGAGGAAGCCCATGGAAGAATCTCTCATCAGCACCATGGAGGACAAACAACAGCGAGGAGGTGTAAGGGATGTTTCCGATGGTATGTTGGAGAGAAAAGATGAGGTGAGAGGATGTAAGGAAACAGATATGTCAATGGCAGATTCCAAAGCAGATGAAACGAGTGCTATGTATTCAGCAGATATTACGGTCGATACTGGTGAGAAGTGTATTAGTGAACCTCCAGGTAGGATTAGTGAACCTCCTGGTAGGATTATTGAACCTCCAGGTGTAGATGGTAAGGCACTGGAAACATGTAGCAGCGGTACAGTGGATGGTGGACCCAAGGAAACTTGGGAGGATCATCAGAAAGGTGAGCAAAAAGTCACAGCAAGGACGGATCATGCCAGAACAGCTGTCCAGGAACAGTCGTGTAAGGTAGTCCTTCATGACATCCAGTTACAACCGGGATTGGCTGAATCTGCTGAGGTTTCTGCAGAAGAAGGAGAGAAGATGCCTGTCAAAGATGAGGGAGCTGTTACAGTAGGAGTAGGAGGATCTGATGGCAAAGTTAGCTGGGTCGAAGAGTTAGAGGAGGGTATCGTGGAGGTCCACGGCGAGGTGGTAGatgaggaggaggtggaggatgACAATCCTCCAACACCCACTCAGGATGAACTTGTAGATACaggagaggaagaggaggaggtcATGGTGGGGACCACAGAGGAGTTCCAGGAAGAAGGAGAGATGGGGGACCATGCCAGTTTGGTTGCTCGTGGCATGATCGGTGATTATCAAGAAAGAGGCACCACTGAATCAATAATAACAACGACAGCAGAGGAAAGAAGACCAACATCTGAGATCGATCAAG GTGGAGCAGGTCAGGAGACAACCTCCGTGACCGATCAACCTGACAGCGTTCCGGCGAGTGAGGTCACAGTCGGCAGAAGGTCAAGAAGGTCAGTCTCAGATAGGCACAGTAAGGATGaagattttgtttattttggaatAAGGAGAAAGTCACGCCAGAAGTCTCAATCTCCGACGCCATCTCTCCAATCTAACGAAAGCGAATCCAGCCACACTTCCAGTCGCAGCTCGCGGTCGTCCCGTCGAAATTCTGGTCGTTCGGCCGACACAGAGGAGAAAAAGCCAGAGGTCACAGCCATCAGGAAGAGACACGCAAGCCAAGAGTTGCCTTCCACTTCGGTCGGCGAGGATAGACCCCGGCGGTCGCGTCGGAGTTCCCCTCCGAACCGATATTCCCCTAGCGAATCCGCCACTCAGAGGCTACCCAAACGGAGAAAGTCTCCTTCCCCCACGCCTCAGTCGCAGCATGAGGTACCTTCCAGAAGGACCTCGAAACGTGAACATTACACGAGACATTCAACCTCATCAAAGAGGGACTCTGATTTCATTTACGACATGCCAAAAAGACGATCAGACCGAAATTCAATAGAGGAAAGACCACCCAAAAGGAAGAGGTGA